From Acidobacteriota bacterium, one genomic window encodes:
- a CDS encoding sodium:solute symporter family protein gives MNIYLIALLVYSIFLMGLGIVMSRRVKNSSDFLVAGRSLGTGRLFATFLAANIGAGSTVGATGLGYRLGMSAWWWVGSACIGTFLLSQFLGPKLWKIAKANNLATLQDYLEFRYSKAVKAVISILFWFGALAILAGQLIAISWILNTVAGIPKWQGCLIGGVVAIVYCTAGGMMSSSFVNMFELAVTMSGLLLAVPFALHALGGWSHMHDMVLANTGSAEKTAALFSVTGAGAKQVLAWFAILMPSFMISPGLVQKVYGAKDVATVRRGVSMNSLGQAIFAFVPAVLGLCAFAALPHLANPELALPAAMKMLLPKWLGIWTLAAIFSAELSATDAILFMLSTSLAVDLYKTFLNPGVSQVKLLWVSRVASVLAGVTGILLAAVLPSIIQAVSIFYGLIAVSLFVPVVAGLYSRRVLSAAALSSIFAALAATLVAIRVTHGSGVGVLSPQAIGILTAAIVMIGFRVFAPATPKPTSHVEGVVS, from the coding sequence ATGAATATCTACCTCATCGCGCTGCTGGTGTACTCCATCTTTCTGATGGGGCTCGGCATTGTGATGAGCCGGCGGGTGAAGAATTCGTCGGACTTTCTGGTTGCGGGGCGTAGCCTCGGAACGGGAAGATTGTTTGCGACATTTCTGGCGGCCAATATCGGCGCAGGCTCGACCGTAGGGGCGACAGGCCTGGGCTATCGGCTGGGAATGTCGGCATGGTGGTGGGTGGGCTCGGCGTGCATCGGCACGTTTTTGTTGTCGCAGTTTCTGGGGCCGAAGCTGTGGAAGATCGCTAAGGCCAACAACCTTGCGACGTTGCAAGACTACCTTGAGTTTCGTTACAGCAAGGCGGTGAAGGCGGTCATCTCGATCCTGTTCTGGTTTGGCGCGCTGGCGATTCTTGCGGGGCAGTTGATTGCGATCTCGTGGATCCTGAACACGGTCGCGGGGATTCCGAAGTGGCAGGGGTGTCTGATCGGCGGCGTGGTGGCGATCGTTTATTGCACGGCGGGCGGAATGATGTCTTCGTCGTTCGTGAACATGTTCGAGCTGGCGGTGACGATGTCGGGGTTGCTGCTGGCGGTGCCGTTCGCGCTGCACGCGCTGGGCGGATGGTCGCACATGCACGACATGGTGCTCGCAAACACCGGCAGCGCGGAGAAGACGGCGGCGCTGTTCAGCGTTACGGGCGCGGGAGCGAAGCAGGTGCTGGCGTGGTTCGCCATCCTGATGCCGTCGTTCATGATTTCGCCGGGGCTGGTGCAAAAGGTCTATGGCGCGAAGGACGTGGCGACTGTGCGGCGGGGCGTGAGCATGAACTCGCTGGGCCAGGCGATCTTTGCGTTCGTGCCTGCGGTGCTTGGGCTTTGCGCGTTTGCAGCGCTGCCGCACCTTGCGAACCCCGAGCTTGCGCTGCCCGCGGCGATGAAGATGCTGCTGCCGAAGTGGCTGGGGATCTGGACGCTGGCGGCGATCTTTTCAGCAGAACTGAGTGCGACGGACGCGATCCTGTTCATGCTTTCGACGTCGCTGGCGGTCGATCTCTACAAGACATTTTTGAACCCCGGTGTGTCGCAGGTGAAGTTGCTGTGGGTAAGCCGGGTGGCGTCGGTACTCGCGGGAGTTACCGGAATACTGCTGGCTGCTGTTCTGCCGTCAATTATTCAGGCGGTCTCCATTTTTTATGGATTGATTGCTGTGTCACTGTTTGTGCCGGTTGTTGCCGGACTGTATTCGCGGCGGGTGCTGTCGGCGGCGGCGCTGAGTAGTATCTTTGCAGCGCTTGCGGCTACTTTGGTTGCGATTCGTGTAACGCACGGCAGCGGCGTGGGAGTGCTTTCACCGCAGGCCATCGGCATACTCACAGCAGCCATCGTAATGATCGGGTTTCGAGTATTCGCTCCTGCGACGCCCAAGCCGACGTCGCATGTTGAAGGGGTCGTTTCATAG
- a CDS encoding GntR family transcriptional regulator: MESIVEPLYRKVRQDIVECELTPGRAFSEAELGRLYNTSRTPVREACRRLEHEGLIRIIPFRGYMIAPLSVAEFHDLEEMQLIFEPEAAALAAERANSEELNQMRDLATYEYRVGDRSSYREFIQKNYQLHTLIAQSTRNKRLFDLVSNIHIRLMRFFYLGLPFDSYGPALVAEHIRIVDAICDRDAEEARCRAKEHIRMAMDRSASLLMSAIRFGEAVFDASNSLDGTIPNTRSRARRA, encoded by the coding sequence ATGGAAAGCATCGTAGAACCTCTTTACCGCAAGGTTCGACAGGACATCGTCGAATGCGAGCTGACGCCCGGCCGGGCCTTCTCCGAGGCCGAGCTCGGACGCCTCTACAATACCAGCCGCACACCGGTACGCGAAGCCTGCCGCCGCCTGGAGCATGAGGGACTGATCCGCATCATCCCCTTCCGCGGATATATGATCGCCCCACTCTCCGTCGCAGAGTTTCACGACCTCGAAGAGATGCAGCTCATTTTTGAGCCCGAGGCCGCCGCACTCGCCGCAGAACGCGCCAATTCCGAAGAGTTAAACCAGATGAGAGACCTCGCCACCTACGAGTACCGCGTCGGCGACCGCTCCAGCTACCGCGAGTTCATCCAGAAGAACTACCAGCTTCACACGCTTATCGCGCAGTCCACCCGCAACAAGCGGCTCTTCGACCTCGTCTCAAACATACACATCCGGCTGATGCGCTTCTTCTATCTCGGACTGCCGTTTGACTCCTACGGCCCGGCGCTCGTGGCCGAGCACATCAGAATCGTCGATGCCATCTGTGACCGCGATGCCGAAGAGGCGCGCTGTCGCGCCAAAGAGCACATCCGCATGGCCATGGACCGCAGCGCAAGCCTCCTGATGAGCGCCATCCGCTTTGGCGAAGCTGTCTTCGACGCCAGCAACTCACTCGACGGCACAATTCCCAATACCCGTTCCCGCGCCCGTCGCGCTTGA
- a CDS encoding TonB-dependent receptor encodes MREALVRSLSGSLAAVRRLLPVLLVAGLFCGCRDLVAQATGVVAGVVSDPAGQVVPGVKVELTSMATSETRTVTSASDGAYQFPLVNPGEYRLKATSTGFKTINVEKVQVVVNGTTRIDVHLAVGGVVEEVTVTGAAPLVETGNATLGTVVDHQAVVDLPLNGRSFAQLGTLIPGVIAAPATLGGTDGNATPGGFGNTTGSFNVNGMRNQSNSFLLDGAPNNDSFNSGFVMRPPPDAIEEFKIMTHSYDAQYGRSAGAVVNVVTRSGTNTWHGGVWEFNREAALAAKNYFSTVKPNYQQNQFGGAAGGKIIRDRLFVFGFYEGFRLKDATRNVLNQRVLTSAERGGDFSASGVTIRDPLNGTQFNYLGTPNRIDPSRMSAVTNYLLSTYIPLPNSPGGFYVASPANIDNRDMWGIRTDLKLSSHSLLGRYMRSHQNLYGPITPSNFPTTGNRQIMTLQDAMGSDTWVISSNKINVARYARQWIGGTPNATSGLDLKTAGYAFNSSNPQAKGLPNVVVTSFFSQGDLQQPFASRSNSVDTISDDFTWTKGKHTLQFGGEVRRDGIGLLYINRPNGAFTFGNFYTGYALADFFLGLPQTFQQGSGDPALNGKSWTYSGYAQDQFRINRKLTVVVGGRYEVNQPYTEAKGHLAALHPGQQSTVQPNAPVGLVYPGDKDTPGATYYADTNNISPRLAAIYDPAGDGKTVLRAAWGIYFDSVPGQGDFFQNGTLAPPFQPLQQIDLNTRPLSQASPTYFSNPYAGTATGPVGFPPGITFIGWSLPHSYKAPRVQHYNLGIEHQFTQNMGFELGYVGTRAYQLPIFIEVNPTNVVASTSATNAYAAGTRAVFPALALARPTFSVAQSWYDSLQARMTLRSWHRATATAAYTWGRSIDDVSGLNIGNDSRPVLPVTIGDDASIDRALVRERGNALFDTRNRFVLSFGYELPRLLGKPAVERLLVGGWQVNGIFQVQSGNPLTAVNSVNTAQSLTFRPNMTCNPNQGAAKKPGATQLFFNTSCFALPTIGSKIDNSQSGNEPRGVIVGPGFNTTDASIFKIFRITENQHADFRFEVFNVFNEAHFAQPGLTFGATTFGRITSTVGNDSRVIQLAVKYGF; translated from the coding sequence ATGCGTGAGGCACTTGTTCGCTCCCTGAGTGGTTCCCTTGCGGCAGTTCGCCGCCTTCTTCCTGTGTTGTTGGTTGCTGGGTTGTTCTGCGGATGCCGCGACCTGGTGGCGCAGGCTACTGGCGTGGTGGCGGGTGTCGTCTCCGATCCGGCCGGGCAGGTGGTGCCTGGGGTCAAGGTTGAGCTGACCAGTATGGCGACCTCGGAGACGCGCACCGTAACCTCTGCCTCCGACGGCGCGTACCAGTTTCCTCTGGTGAACCCGGGCGAGTACCGGCTGAAGGCGACGTCGACGGGCTTCAAAACGATCAACGTCGAGAAGGTTCAGGTGGTCGTCAACGGCACGACGCGCATCGACGTTCATCTGGCGGTCGGCGGCGTGGTGGAAGAGGTGACCGTGACCGGCGCCGCTCCGCTGGTGGAGACGGGCAACGCGACGCTGGGCACGGTGGTCGATCACCAGGCCGTCGTGGACCTGCCGCTGAATGGCAGAAGCTTTGCGCAGTTGGGCACGCTGATTCCGGGCGTGATTGCGGCCCCGGCCACGCTGGGCGGGACGGATGGCAATGCGACGCCGGGCGGCTTCGGGAATACGACGGGCAGTTTCAATGTGAACGGCATGAGGAACCAGTCGAACAGCTTTCTGCTCGACGGCGCGCCGAACAACGACTCGTTCAATAGCGGGTTCGTGATGCGGCCTCCTCCTGATGCGATCGAGGAGTTTAAGATCATGACGCACTCCTATGACGCGCAGTACGGCCGGAGCGCGGGCGCGGTTGTGAACGTGGTCACGCGCTCGGGAACGAACACCTGGCACGGCGGTGTGTGGGAGTTCAACCGCGAGGCGGCGCTGGCGGCGAAGAACTATTTTTCGACGGTGAAGCCGAACTATCAGCAGAACCAGTTTGGCGGCGCGGCGGGCGGCAAGATCATTCGCGACCGTCTGTTCGTCTTCGGTTTTTATGAAGGCTTCCGGCTGAAGGATGCGACCAGGAATGTGCTGAACCAGAGAGTGCTGACGTCGGCGGAGCGTGGTGGAGACTTCTCGGCTTCGGGCGTAACGATCCGCGATCCTTTGAACGGCACGCAATTCAACTATCTGGGAACTCCGAACCGGATCGATCCCTCGCGTATGAGCGCGGTGACGAACTACCTTCTGTCGACTTACATTCCTCTACCCAATTCGCCGGGCGGGTTCTACGTGGCCTCTCCCGCGAATATCGACAACCGCGATATGTGGGGTATTCGCACGGACCTCAAGCTGAGCAGCCATTCGCTGCTTGGCCGTTACATGCGGTCGCACCAGAACCTGTACGGGCCGATCACCCCATCGAACTTTCCGACGACGGGCAACCGCCAGATCATGACGCTGCAGGATGCGATGGGGTCGGACACGTGGGTGATCAGCTCGAACAAGATCAACGTTGCCCGTTATGCGCGCCAGTGGATCGGCGGTACGCCCAACGCAACCAGCGGTCTTGATCTGAAGACGGCAGGATATGCGTTCAACTCGTCGAACCCGCAGGCGAAGGGCCTGCCGAATGTTGTCGTAACCAGCTTCTTCAGCCAGGGCGACCTGCAGCAGCCGTTCGCTTCACGCAGCAACAGCGTCGATACCATCTCCGACGACTTCACGTGGACCAAAGGCAAACATACCCTCCAGTTTGGCGGAGAGGTGCGGCGCGATGGAATCGGCCTGCTGTACATCAACCGGCCCAACGGCGCATTTACCTTTGGAAACTTCTATACGGGCTATGCCCTTGCCGATTTCTTCCTTGGCCTGCCGCAGACGTTCCAGCAGGGCTCGGGCGATCCGGCGTTGAACGGCAAGTCGTGGACGTACTCGGGCTATGCGCAGGACCAGTTCCGCATCAATCGGAAGCTGACGGTCGTTGTGGGCGGGCGTTATGAGGTGAACCAGCCTTACACGGAGGCCAAGGGGCATCTTGCCGCGCTGCATCCGGGGCAGCAATCGACGGTACAGCCGAATGCGCCTGTGGGGCTGGTCTATCCAGGCGACAAGGACACGCCGGGTGCGACGTATTACGCCGACACCAACAATATCTCTCCGAGGCTGGCCGCGATCTACGATCCCGCCGGCGACGGCAAGACAGTTTTGCGCGCGGCGTGGGGCATCTACTTCGACAGCGTTCCGGGGCAGGGCGACTTCTTCCAGAACGGCACGCTCGCACCACCCTTCCAGCCGCTGCAACAGATCGACCTGAACACGCGTCCGCTGAGCCAGGCGAGTCCGACGTACTTCTCGAACCCATACGCCGGAACTGCGACGGGGCCGGTGGGCTTCCCTCCGGGGATCACCTTCATCGGCTGGAGCCTGCCGCACTCGTACAAGGCGCCGCGCGTACAGCATTACAACCTCGGGATCGAGCACCAGTTTACGCAGAACATGGGCTTCGAGCTGGGCTACGTTGGAACGCGGGCGTATCAGTTGCCGATCTTCATCGAGGTGAACCCGACGAACGTAGTGGCGTCGACGAGCGCCACGAATGCGTATGCGGCGGGGACGCGCGCAGTCTTTCCAGCGCTGGCGCTGGCGCGGCCGACGTTCTCGGTGGCGCAGAGCTGGTACGACTCGTTGCAAGCGCGGATGACGCTGCGTAGCTGGCACCGCGCTACGGCGACGGCGGCATACACCTGGGGCCGTTCGATCGACGATGTGTCGGGCCTGAACATCGGCAACGACTCGCGGCCAGTTCTGCCGGTGACCATCGGCGACGACGCATCGATTGATCGAGCTCTGGTGCGGGAACGCGGCAACGCGCTGTTCGATACGCGCAATCGCTTTGTACTGAGCTTCGGGTACGAGCTGCCGCGGTTGCTGGGCAAGCCGGCGGTCGAGCGACTGCTGGTTGGAGGCTGGCAGGTGAACGGAATCTTCCAGGTGCAGTCGGGCAATCCGCTTACGGCGGTCAACTCGGTGAATACGGCGCAGTCGCTCACGTTCCGTCCGAACATGACCTGCAACCCGAACCAGGGAGCGGCGAAGAAGCCGGGAGCGACGCAGCTCTTCTTCAACACGTCCTGCTTCGCGCTGCCGACGATCGGATCGAAGATCGATAACAGCCAGTCGGGCAACGAGCCGAGAGGCGTGATTGTCGGGCCGGGGTTCAATACGACGGACGCGTCGATCTTCAAGATCTTCCGCATCACGGAGAACCAGCACGCGGACTTCCGGTTTGAGGTCTTCAACGTCTTCAACGAAGCTCACTTTGCGCAGCCGGGTCTGACGTTTGGCGCTACGACCTTCGGACGTATTACGTCGACGGTTGGCAACGACTCGCGTGTAATTCAGCTTGCCGTGAAGTACGGCTTCTAG
- a CDS encoding aminotransferase class III-fold pyridoxal phosphate-dependent enzyme, producing the protein MSEQLTSQQVIQLTKDHNFGTWRKQKFWNPNHLVSADGCYFTDGNGKRYLDFSSQLMCSNLGHNNKAVIESIKQQAETLAYAAPFYATTARAELSKLLLEVLPAGLTKFFFTTSGTDANEAAFKIARMYTGKTKVISRYRSYHGSTSMSIAATGDPRRWPMEPRGKGQGILFSPEVNCYKCPLKHTYPDCGIACADYLDYMIANEGDVAAVLVEPVVGTNGVLIPPPGYFQKLREVCDKHGVLLIADEVMAGWGRTGKWFAVDNWDIKPDILTTAKGITSAYVPLGLCATTQKIADFFEENYFAHGHTYEAHPMTLGPAVATIREMQRLNLVERANEMGAYLGEKLHALKPKHPSIGDVRGLGLFWAVELVKDQKAKTPFNTWQEKLDGKPIVVEQIAAKMLAEGVVMQAWMSHFVLAPPLIIEKADIDKAVDALDKALIMADEALPQLATV; encoded by the coding sequence ATGTCAGAACAGCTCACCTCGCAGCAAGTCATCCAGCTCACCAAGGACCACAACTTCGGAACCTGGCGCAAGCAGAAGTTCTGGAACCCCAACCACCTCGTCTCCGCCGACGGATGCTACTTCACCGACGGCAACGGCAAGCGCTACCTCGACTTCTCCTCGCAGCTCATGTGCTCCAACCTCGGCCACAACAACAAGGCCGTCATCGAGTCCATCAAACAACAGGCCGAGACCCTCGCCTATGCCGCGCCCTTCTACGCGACCACTGCGCGCGCCGAGCTGAGCAAGCTGCTGCTCGAGGTCCTCCCCGCCGGACTCACCAAGTTCTTCTTCACCACCTCCGGCACCGATGCCAACGAGGCCGCCTTCAAGATCGCGCGTATGTACACCGGCAAGACGAAGGTCATCTCGCGCTACCGCAGCTACCACGGCTCCACCTCCATGTCGATCGCCGCGACCGGCGACCCGCGCCGCTGGCCCATGGAGCCGCGCGGCAAGGGCCAGGGCATCCTCTTTTCACCCGAGGTCAACTGCTACAAGTGCCCGCTCAAGCACACCTACCCCGACTGCGGCATCGCCTGCGCCGACTACCTCGACTACATGATCGCCAATGAGGGCGACGTCGCCGCCGTCCTGGTCGAGCCCGTCGTCGGCACCAACGGCGTCCTTATCCCGCCGCCCGGCTACTTCCAGAAGCTGCGCGAGGTCTGCGACAAACACGGCGTCCTGCTCATCGCCGACGAGGTCATGGCCGGCTGGGGTCGCACCGGCAAGTGGTTCGCCGTCGACAACTGGGACATCAAGCCCGACATCCTCACCACCGCCAAGGGAATCACCTCCGCCTACGTTCCCCTCGGCCTCTGCGCCACCACGCAGAAGATCGCCGATTTCTTCGAGGAGAACTACTTCGCCCACGGACATACCTACGAGGCGCACCCCATGACCCTCGGCCCGGCCGTCGCCACCATCCGCGAGATGCAGCGGCTCAACCTCGTCGAGCGCGCCAACGAGATGGGAGCCTACCTCGGCGAAAAACTCCACGCCCTCAAGCCCAAGCACCCCTCCATCGGCGACGTGCGCGGCCTCGGCCTCTTCTGGGCCGTCGAGCTCGTCAAAGACCAGAAGGCCAAGACCCCCTTCAACACCTGGCAGGAGAAGCTCGACGGCAAACCCATCGTGGTCGAACAGATCGCCGCCAAGATGCTCGCCGAAGGTGTAGTGATGCAGGCATGGATGAGCCACTTCGTCCTCGCCCCGCCGCTCATCATCGAGAAGGCCGACATCGACAAGGCCGTCGATGCTCTCGACAAGGCTCTCATCATGGCGGACGAAGCGTTGCCTCAGCTTGCGACGGTGTAA
- a CDS encoding CoA-acylating methylmalonate-semialdehyde dehydrogenase encodes MSSTAIAPEAAASGADVREITHWIGGARVSGSSGRFGDVFNPATGKVQAKLPLANGAELNKAVAAAQEAFPAWSALPPLRRARVLFRFRELFEQNIDRIAGIITSEHGKVFSDAKGEAMRGLEVVEFAVGIPHLLKGEFSEKVGSDVDSWSLRQPLGVVAGITPFNFPAMVPMWMFPIALACGNTFVLKPSERDPSVSIVLAELLKEAGLPDGVFNVVHGDKESVDGLLEHPDVKAVSFVGSTPIAEYVYAKGTSHGKRVQALGGAKNHMIVMPDADMDQAADALVGAAYGSAGERCMAISIAVAVGHETADALRAKVIERIGKLKISSGMEKGADMGPLVTKVHLDRVSGYLDLGAKEGAELVVDGRKGALPKGEGFFMGATLFDHVKPEMRIYKEEIFGPVLGLVRTNNFKTALALIDEHEFGNGTSIFTRDGDTAREFANNVQVGMVGVNIPIPVPMAFHSFGGWKRSLFGDHSIYGPEGVRFYTRIKTITARWPTGLREGVDTSMPTLG; translated from the coding sequence ATGTCATCGACAGCCATTGCACCTGAGGCCGCAGCGTCAGGCGCGGATGTTCGCGAGATTACACACTGGATCGGGGGCGCGCGAGTCTCCGGTTCGTCGGGCCGCTTCGGCGACGTGTTCAACCCTGCGACGGGCAAGGTGCAGGCGAAGCTTCCGCTGGCCAATGGCGCGGAGCTGAACAAGGCGGTCGCGGCGGCGCAGGAGGCGTTTCCCGCATGGTCGGCGCTGCCTCCGCTGCGCCGGGCGCGCGTGCTGTTTCGCTTCCGCGAGCTTTTTGAGCAGAACATCGACCGGATCGCCGGGATCATTACGTCGGAGCATGGCAAGGTCTTTTCGGACGCGAAGGGCGAGGCGATGCGCGGGCTCGAGGTGGTGGAGTTCGCGGTGGGGATTCCGCACCTGCTGAAGGGCGAGTTCTCGGAGAAGGTCGGCTCGGACGTCGATAGCTGGTCGCTGCGTCAGCCGCTGGGAGTGGTTGCGGGGATTACGCCATTCAACTTTCCGGCGATGGTTCCGATGTGGATGTTCCCGATTGCGCTGGCGTGCGGCAACACGTTTGTGCTGAAGCCGAGCGAGCGCGATCCCAGCGTGTCGATCGTGCTTGCCGAACTGCTGAAGGAGGCCGGGCTTCCGGATGGCGTCTTCAACGTGGTGCATGGAGACAAGGAGTCAGTCGACGGGTTGCTGGAGCACCCGGATGTGAAGGCCGTGAGCTTTGTGGGTTCGACGCCGATTGCGGAGTATGTGTATGCGAAGGGGACCTCGCACGGAAAGCGTGTGCAGGCGCTGGGCGGAGCGAAGAACCACATGATCGTGATGCCGGATGCGGACATGGACCAGGCGGCCGATGCCCTGGTGGGCGCGGCGTATGGTTCGGCGGGCGAGCGCTGCATGGCGATCTCGATTGCGGTGGCCGTGGGGCATGAGACGGCGGATGCGCTGCGGGCGAAGGTGATCGAGCGCATCGGCAAGCTGAAGATCTCTTCGGGCATGGAGAAGGGCGCCGACATGGGGCCGCTGGTGACGAAGGTGCATCTCGATCGCGTGAGCGGATATCTGGACCTGGGGGCGAAGGAGGGCGCGGAGCTGGTTGTCGATGGCCGCAAGGGAGCGCTGCCGAAGGGCGAAGGGTTCTTCATGGGAGCGACGCTGTTCGACCACGTGAAGCCGGAGATGCGTATCTATAAAGAGGAGATCTTCGGGCCGGTGCTGGGGCTGGTGCGGACGAACAACTTCAAGACGGCGCTCGCGCTGATCGACGAGCATGAGTTCGGCAACGGCACGTCGATCTTTACTCGCGACGGCGACACGGCTCGCGAGTTCGCGAACAATGTCCAGGTTGGCATGGTTGGCGTGAACATCCCGATCCCCGTGCCGATGGCGTTCCATAGCTTCGGCGGATGGAAGCGTTCGCTGTTTGGCGATCACTCGATCTACGGGCCGGAGGGTGTGCGGTTCTACACGCGGATCAAGACAATCACGGCGCGGTGGCCGACGGGGCTCCGCGAGGGCGTGGATACGTCGATGCCTACGCTTGGGTAG
- a CDS encoding acetylornithine deacetylase/succinyl-diaminopimelate desuccinylase family protein, with translation MAAAAIPAKVQDAICSSVDQIKDEMISFLQDLVRVPTVNPPGENYVAGAELIGGQLKKFGYAVDYIAAEGMKEHTPAHPRVNVFGRMTGSVARPSLHFNGHFDVVPVGDGWTKDPFAAVIEDGRMYGRGVSDQKAGIAASIYAVEAVRRAGQKLRGTVEQSGSVDEESGGFAGVAYLARQGWLGKDKNDYVIITEPTDTSHIYLGHRGVYWFKVTTHGRIAHGSMPHLGVSAIDHLADFLHGVTHDLKPKLATRKTAIPVQPPKSRYASINVNSVFGGQPEEGTHSPCVADRSGAIFDRRFLTEESFDEVKGEVVEMLEAFKAANPEFKYTMEDLMIVHPVHTDESCDLVQTLGGCIDQVVGKKAVFAASPGTYDQKHVVRIANVAQCVAYGPGLLSQAHLPDEYCMIDDIVASAKVMALTAVQLLGTK, from the coding sequence ATGGCAGCAGCAGCGATACCAGCAAAAGTGCAGGATGCGATATGTAGCAGCGTGGACCAGATCAAGGACGAGATGATCTCGTTCTTGCAGGACCTGGTCCGTGTGCCTACGGTGAATCCTCCGGGAGAGAACTATGTCGCTGGCGCGGAGTTGATTGGCGGTCAGTTGAAGAAGTTCGGTTATGCGGTCGACTACATTGCCGCCGAAGGAATGAAGGAGCACACGCCGGCGCATCCGAGGGTGAATGTGTTTGGGCGCATGACGGGGTCGGTGGCGCGGCCTTCGCTGCACTTCAACGGGCACTTCGATGTTGTTCCTGTGGGCGATGGCTGGACGAAGGACCCGTTTGCCGCGGTGATTGAAGACGGCAGGATGTATGGGCGCGGGGTTTCCGATCAGAAGGCTGGAATTGCGGCGTCGATCTATGCAGTTGAAGCGGTGAGGCGCGCGGGGCAGAAGCTGCGCGGCACCGTGGAACAGAGCGGAAGCGTGGACGAGGAGAGTGGCGGCTTTGCGGGTGTAGCGTATCTCGCGCGGCAGGGCTGGCTGGGCAAGGACAAGAACGACTATGTCATCATCACGGAGCCGACGGACACGAGCCACATCTACCTGGGGCATCGCGGAGTCTACTGGTTCAAGGTGACGACGCACGGGCGCATCGCGCATGGGAGTATGCCGCACCTGGGAGTGAGCGCGATCGACCATCTCGCAGATTTTTTGCACGGAGTGACGCACGACTTGAAGCCGAAGCTGGCCACGCGGAAGACGGCGATTCCGGTGCAGCCGCCGAAGTCGCGCTATGCGAGTATCAACGTGAATTCTGTATTTGGAGGGCAGCCGGAAGAAGGGACGCACTCGCCTTGCGTGGCCGATCGATCGGGGGCGATCTTCGACCGTCGCTTTCTCACAGAAGAATCGTTCGACGAGGTGAAGGGTGAGGTTGTGGAGATGCTGGAGGCCTTCAAGGCTGCGAACCCGGAGTTCAAGTACACGATGGAAGACCTGATGATCGTGCATCCCGTGCACACAGACGAGAGCTGCGACCTGGTGCAGACGCTTGGCGGATGTATCGATCAGGTGGTGGGGAAGAAGGCGGTGTTTGCAGCGAGCCCGGGAACGTATGATCAGAAGCACGTCGTGCGCATCGCCAACGTGGCGCAGTGCGTGGCATATGGGCCGGGGCTGCTGAGTCAGGCGCACCTGCCGGACGAGTACTGCATGATCGACGACATCGTTGCTTCGGCGAAGGTGATGGCGTTGACGGCGGTGCAATTGCTGGGGACCAAATGA